From the genome of Methanothrix soehngenii GP6:
GCATGCCCCGCAGTTCACGCATTCGGACTCATCCCTGATCACCGGGATCTCCAGAGGAACCACCCTTACTCCCCGCCTCTCAAAGGCCTCCATTACCTCCTGGACCTTCTCAGGCGGAACCTCCAGGACTATCTCGCCGCTCACTGCATTGATGCTCGCCCTCTCGATGTTAACCAGAGCCTCAGTCTCCAGAATCACTGAGGCGATGAGGGGATGGCGGACAATGCCCGGAGCCACATGAAGCATCAGCTTCAAGGCTATCGCCTCCGGGCCAAGAGGCGAGAGAGATGATTGCTGGTAATCATTCCTATCACCTTATGCTCTCTGTCCACCACCGGCAGGGCAGAGATGCTATGAGTATCCAGGGTGCGGGCAGCGAGCTCAATTGGCTCATCCAAGCGGACCGAATGGACCCGACGGGTCATGATCTCCGCTATGCGGGATGGTTTTCCGCTGGCCACCGCTTTGGATATATCCCAGGCAGTTATAATGCCGATCAGCCTTCCATCCCGGGAGACCACCGGCAGATGGTCGAAGCTGCCGCTGATGATCAGCTTTGCCGCCTTCTCCACCGGGATATCCTCAAAGACGGTAACCACATCCCTGCTCATGACATCTCCCACATTGGGCGACTCCTTGGTCTGCTTCATGGGCCGGCTGCTTCCCACCCGGGATAGGGGTTCTGCTGCCTGGCTGAGCAGGAACTCGCCCCGCTCCACCTGCTCCTTTAATGTCCGGGCAACCTCTCTTGCCATCTGGAAGCTGGATAGAGGAGAGCAGGAGACCTCTTTGCCCCCCAGGTCGATCGTGCCCGACTTCAGCTCCTCATAGCTGACCATCCTCACCGAGGGCTTATCCCTGCGCTGGATGCCATAGTCCTGCACCGGGACGGTGATATCGCTGTCCCGCACGGCAGTGCTCTTGGCGAGCCTCTCATTTAACATCGGTATGGGAATTCCTATCCCCAGGTAAAGGCTGGGGCCATATTTATGAAATGTTGCTGCCCGCAGGAAGCTGTTGTTCATCCTCTTAAGGTCGCCGGTGACCATCAGAGTGGAGAAGCCATTCTCAGGATTATGCTGGGTTCCCGCGCCTATGACATAGCCCTGAGCCCCCGCCAGGAAGATGCGCGTACCTACCCCGATGTACTCGAAGCCCGGATCGTTGGAGAGGGGAGAGAGCACCCCTGCACCGCTGTAATGGACATTGCCAAGACCCGGAAGGAGGGTGCCCATGTAGGTGTGCATCGTCCGGTCGGAGGAGTTGGTAGCGGCATTGTAACGCTGATAGGCATTGCGGGGATTGACCACTGTGGCCTGGTTGAAGTCCTCCAGCCTGAGGCTGGTCTCCAGATCCATCTGAGGGTAGCAGTCCGAGGGAGATCCATGAGCCTCGACCTCAATCTGCTTTCCAATTACCAGGTCCTCCATAACATGCGCCCCGCCATACTCGATCCCCCGGTCCTCAGAGGGCTGGGTCGCTCCTAAGAAGAGGTCGACGGCGGCGATGCCCCCATAGGCCTCCACCCTGTTCAGATAGGCGCGGGCGATCTTTATGGGAGGATCGCTATGGCCCAAATTGAGAAAAACCCCGGAAGAGCACATGGCGCCGAAGGTACCAGTGGTGACGACATCCACCTCACGCACCGCTCCCGCCGTGCCCAGCTCATCCACGAGATCTGGCATCTCCTCAGCCGTAACAACGCGGGCCGAGCCGTTGCGAATGCGTTCGTTGATCTCCGATAACGACTTCTCTTGCACATCGGCAAAGGGGGGGCGATCCGATAAAAACTTATTGGGCTAGCACTGCCAATAACGTTATCTGCCAAAAGAGAATCAGAGGTCGATATATGGCGCAATTTCCAGGGAAGAGAATCGTCCTCACCAGCGATACCACCATGATGAGCAGCTATCATGGAGGGGTGATGCTCGGCTTTGCTGCCATCATGCCCAGGGCAACCCTGCCCGATTGGATCTTCCAGAACTTCTTCTGCCCGCCAGTGCCGGCGTTGGAGGACGGATCGGCGGCAACTGCCCCCTGCGGCATGAGAAAGGTGGAAGCGGCACTCCTGGAGTCCGGATTCTCCAGGGATGAGGTGATGGTGGCCCATCCCCTTCACCTTGACCGGGCCATCGGACCGGAGACCAGGATCGTGGGGATAACCCATGATGACCCCATGGGAAAGATCGCCCTCCGGGAAATAGAGGATATCATCCGCCGCGGCCCGCCCTTCAACCGCTCTCGGTTCATCGAGCTTTTAAGTCACCCCCTGATAAGAGAGCACCGGCCACGAGTAGTCCTGGGTGGAAACGGCGCCTGGGAGGTCATGGGGGAGAAGGTGGATGTCGACCACATCTACCTGGGAGAGGGCGAGAGCGATTTTCCCGAGATCTGCCGGCAGATCATAAGAGGAGAGAACGTTCCGGAGGTGTTGCGGGGATCGGCGGTGCCTGGGGATAAGATACCGGTAAACAGAGGAGCGACCATTGGCGGAATTGTGGAGATCGGCAGGGGCTGCTGGAGAGGATGCGCCTTCTGCTCGCCCACCATGCGCTCTGTGCGCCACAGGCCTATTGAAAATATTCTTAAAGACGTGCGGGTGAACCTGGAATGCGGCCAAGAGGATATCATCCTCCACAGCGAGGACGTCTTCTCCTATGGCTCCAAAGGCACAAGGCCGAATGAAAAGAAGATGACTGAGCTCGTGACCGAAGTCAAGAAGCTGGGGCCGAAGACGATGGACTTCTCCCATCTCAGCCTGGCCTCGGTCCACTCCAACCAGGGTCTATTAAGAGAGATCTCCAAGATCGTGGGCATAGGCTCGGATCAGAACCACATGTCTGCCTGGATAGGGATAGAGACGGGGAGCTGCCGCATCCTGAAGATGCATATGCCCCAAAAGGCGCTTCCTGGAGAGACGGAGAACTGGCCCCAGATCGTAGAGGACTGCTACCGCCTCTTCGACGAGGAATCCTGGCTTCCCGTGGCCAGCCTGGTTTTGGGCCTGCCTGGAGAGACGGCAGAGGATGTCATCCGGACCACGGAGCTGGTGGAGTCTCTGAAAGATTACACCGGCCTAATGCTCCCCCTCTTTTTCACCACCATCGCCGAGACGAAACTGGGCGGCACAAGGGGCTTTTCAAAGGCCGATGCCTTGCCCGAGCACTGGCATCTGGTAGGTCTGTGTCTTGAGTACAACCTAAAGCATTTGAAGAAGCTGCACCAGCTATACAAAGAGAGGATGACTGCAGGACCACTGGTTCACGCTGCCTTGACCGGAGTGAACTTGATCGCAGACGTCGCACTTAATAAATATCTGAAGAGAATGAAAAGAGGCGAGCCGCCCAACTGAGCCCCTGCCTAGCGGTGGCATATGGAGCTGAGAAGCGGAAGAGACGTTCTAGCACCAGCGTCACGCTATCATTATAGTACTAGAGGTATTCTTATGCAAACACAAATATTTTGCCATTGACATGTCGGAATTGCCGAGCGCGCATCCGGATTCAGAGATATTAGATCAATAATTCTCCAAAACAGACCTCACCACTCCTTTGTGGTCCCCCTTTAGGGAGTAAACGTTGTGATCCCCAGAGACATCAATGCTCAAAATGCCCAGGCGAGTGTTCATGAGCCCGACCATCGCCGAAACCCCTCGGTAGCTGACGTCAAAGCCCTCCTTCGCGAGATAGGTGAAGACGTCCTCCGTGGTATAGGCACCATCGCTTAGGAAAAGCTTCAAGACCGCCTTCCGGATTCCCACGCCATCTCGCTTAAGATAATTCCTCAGTCTTTCCTGGATTCGTTCTTCCGCGCTCTCCATCCGGCAAAATCACCGCCTCGAAAGAATGGATTTAAGGATTATAAAGGTATTCTCTCCACGACCGGTCCATCCTGCAGAGGATACCTCTCAATTATACAAAGATCGCATTTGCAGCCCTCTAGATCCGGGCATATCTCCTCCAGAATCCAGGCGGCGATCTCGATCCTTCCTTCCAGGCAGGAGTACATTTCAGCAGGCACCTCCAGCCCATCGATGATCCCCAGCGCTGACTTTAGATCACCCTCCTTACCCTCAATTATGCCGTGGATTATGGTTCCCTCTTCTGTGATGTAGTCCAGCGGCCGGGATGTCCTCTCCGCCCGGCGTCGCAGTCTCTCTCTCAGCTGCACAGCATCCTTGAAGCGGGAGGGACAGTAATGCACCTTGATGTCATCCAATAGATAGCCTCGGGCCATCTCTTCGCTGCCTTCTGCACCGCAGCCCAGGTCCAGGGGCAAAAAACCCTCTTCCATTAGACGAGAGAAGTTGGTCTCTGAGAACTCAAGCTCATTTAGGTTCAGAAAGGCATCTGCTTCTCGGACGGCATGAACGATCTGGGGCGCTGGCTTATATGCCGGGATCTCCACCCCAGCCTGCAATCCCAATGCCTTTGCCTCCTCCAGGACCTCCTTTAGTCCGACTGGATCAGACCATTCCTCATCAGGCGGATGGAAGCGGATCTCATCCAGGCCGGCTCTTACCAGCCTCTTCAGGACAGATCTGTTGGGCAGAATGCCGGTGTAGAGGTGGATATGGTGCTCGCTTCCGAACTCCTCCTTCAATGCCCGGATGCAATCCAAGACATAGTCCAGCCTTAAGAGGGGCTCTCCTCCCGTGATCCCCGTGCCCAGGGCGCCGATGGCCCTGCCCTCGCTCAGGATATCAGCCAGCTCTCCCACCGGCTGCTCATCGGCATATGCCACATCCTTTCCCCTTCGATCCTCGGAGATTGGGCAGTAAAAGCAGCCCCGTTCGCACCGGCCAGTGACGAAGAGGACCAGGCCCGCCCCCTGCCGACAGATCTGGCAGCCAGGGGAGAGGTAGTTGTAGATCGATCCCACAGAATCGGATTGCCACTGGAGCATGATTGCAGGAAAGGTGGGTTGGATTATCAATTTTGTGGAATCGGCTGAGCACAGGGGCAGCGGCATCAAAACGGTTATCAGAGAGAAGGGCATTGATCCTTTCAAAGAAAGAATATAATTAAAATATATTTAAAAGGATGGTTCTTTGTGAGAGAATATCTCCTCGGAAATGCAGCTATCGCCAAAGGACTGCTGGAGGCGGGGATCGGACTTGCCGCCGGCTACCCGGGAACTCCCTCCTCAGAGATCATTGAGGGCCTGGTGGAGCTGAAAGGCGATCTGCCCCTACATATAGAATGGTCTGTGAACGAGAAGGTGGCGCTGGAGGTGGCGGCAGGTGCCTCTTGGACCGGCTGCCGCTCCGTGGCCACCATGAAGCATGTGGGCCTGAACGTGGCCGCCGACCCCTTCATGACCCTGGCCTACCTGGGGGTAGGAGCAGGGCTGCTGGTGATCTGTGCCGATGATCCCTTCTGCCATTCATCCCAGAATGAGCAGGACTCACGACGCTTCGCCCAGTTCGCCTCCATTCCCTGTCTGGATCCTGCCGACCCCCAGGAGGCCCGGGATATGGCGATCTATGGCCTGGAGCTGTCGGAGAAATTCAACATCCCGGTAATGCTCCGGCCCACCACCCGCGTCTCTCATGCCCGGGCGGATGTGGAGGTGAGCCAGGATCGACCAATTCCAGTCGAGCGCCGTTTCGTCAAGAATCCTGCGCGACGGGTGGCCCTGCCAAGCCATGCCCGGCCGCTCCACCACGAGCTTTTGGCCAAGCAGCCAGCAATAGAAGAGGAGCTGGAGGGGTGCCCCTGGAACAGGCTAACCCTCCGGGGGGAGACGGGAGTGATAGCCTCGGGGATTGCCGGTCTGTATGCCGAAGAGGCCCTGACGGATCTGGACCTTGACCACACTCTGCTCAGGATTGGAGCCTATCCCGCCCCAAAGAAGCTGATATGCCGCATGCTCGAGCATGTCTCGAGGGTGCTGGTGATAGAAGAGCTGGAGCCGGTGGTCGAAGAACAGGTGGCGATGCTGGCAGGGAAGATAAATCCCTCCATACAGATCCTGGGCAAGGAAAAGGAGATCCCTCGCGAGGGAGAACTGGACCTTATTACGGTGAGAAATGCCCTGGCCAGGATGAACGGCCTGGGTATTATGGAGAGAGCATCCTTTGCAGCAGCGGAGATAGTCCCACCCCGGCCTCCGGCTTTATGTCCAGGCTGCAGCCACCGTGCCACCTACTATGCCATGAGACGGGTCTATGGCAAGAAGGCGATCTATCCCAGCGACATAGGCTGCTATACCATGGCAGTGGGCATGGGGACGGTTGATACCTGTCTGTGCATGGGGGCGAGCATCAGCCTCGCCAGCGGCATAAGATTCGGCGGTGAGACGGAGGGGATCTGCGCAAGCCTCGGAGACTCCACCTTCCTGCATGGAGGCATGACCGGCCTATTGAATGCCGCCTACAATAAGGCCAGGATCACAGTGACAATTCTGGACAACTCCACCACCGCCATGACCGGCCATCAGCCTCATCCGGGAACCGGGGTCACTGCCACCGGCGAGCCCACGGCCCAGGTCTCGCTGGAGGAGCTGGCCAGGGCTTTGGGGGCAGGGCTGGTCGAGACCGTTGATCCCTACGACCTTGAGGGGACGATGGAGGGATTCCAGAGGGCTAAGGATTTTCCCGGCCTATCGGTAGTCATCGCCAGACAGCCCTGCGTGATCA
Proteins encoded in this window:
- a CDS encoding 4Fe-4S binding protein, with amino-acid sequence MLHVAPGIVRHPLIASVILETEALVNIERASINAVSGEIVLEVPPEKVQEVMEAFERRGVRVVPLEIPVIRDESECVNCGACVSICPTGTFRFEDWRVVADSGKCIQCGACVVGCPQRALKLVLK
- a CDS encoding homocysteine biosynthesis protein; its protein translation is MQEKSLSEINERIRNGSARVVTAEEMPDLVDELGTAGAVREVDVVTTGTFGAMCSSGVFLNLGHSDPPIKIARAYLNRVEAYGGIAAVDLFLGATQPSEDRGIEYGGAHVMEDLVIGKQIEVEAHGSPSDCYPQMDLETSLRLEDFNQATVVNPRNAYQRYNAATNSSDRTMHTYMGTLLPGLGNVHYSGAGVLSPLSNDPGFEYIGVGTRIFLAGAQGYVIGAGTQHNPENGFSTLMVTGDLKRMNNSFLRAATFHKYGPSLYLGIGIPIPMLNERLAKSTAVRDSDITVPVQDYGIQRRDKPSVRMVSYEELKSGTIDLGGKEVSCSPLSSFQMAREVARTLKEQVERGEFLLSQAAEPLSRVGSSRPMKQTKESPNVGDVMSRDVVTVFEDIPVEKAAKLIISGSFDHLPVVSRDGRLIGIITAWDISKAVASGKPSRIAEIMTRRVHSVRLDEPIELAARTLDTHSISALPVVDREHKVIGMITSNHLSRLLARRR
- a CDS encoding B12-binding domain-containing radical SAM protein, whose protein sequence is MAQFPGKRIVLTSDTTMMSSYHGGVMLGFAAIMPRATLPDWIFQNFFCPPVPALEDGSAATAPCGMRKVEAALLESGFSRDEVMVAHPLHLDRAIGPETRIVGITHDDPMGKIALREIEDIIRRGPPFNRSRFIELLSHPLIREHRPRVVLGGNGAWEVMGEKVDVDHIYLGEGESDFPEICRQIIRGENVPEVLRGSAVPGDKIPVNRGATIGGIVEIGRGCWRGCAFCSPTMRSVRHRPIENILKDVRVNLECGQEDIILHSEDVFSYGSKGTRPNEKKMTELVTEVKKLGPKTMDFSHLSLASVHSNQGLLREISKIVGIGSDQNHMSAWIGIETGSCRILKMHMPQKALPGETENWPQIVEDCYRLFDEESWLPVASLVLGLPGETAEDVIRTTELVESLKDYTGLMLPLFFTTIAETKLGGTRGFSKADALPEHWHLVGLCLEYNLKHLKKLHQLYKERMTAGPLVHAALTGVNLIADVALNKYLKRMKRGEPPN
- a CDS encoding DUF2551 domain-containing protein, with protein sequence MESAEERIQERLRNYLKRDGVGIRKAVLKLFLSDGAYTTEDVFTYLAKEGFDVSYRGVSAMVGLMNTRLGILSIDVSGDHNVYSLKGDHKGVVRSVLENY
- a CDS encoding radical SAM protein, which encodes MPFSLITVLMPLPLCSADSTKLIIQPTFPAIMLQWQSDSVGSIYNYLSPGCQICRQGAGLVLFVTGRCERGCFYCPISEDRRGKDVAYADEQPVGELADILSEGRAIGALGTGITGGEPLLRLDYVLDCIRALKEEFGSEHHIHLYTGILPNRSVLKRLVRAGLDEIRFHPPDEEWSDPVGLKEVLEEAKALGLQAGVEIPAYKPAPQIVHAVREADAFLNLNELEFSETNFSRLMEEGFLPLDLGCGAEGSEEMARGYLLDDIKVHYCPSRFKDAVQLRERLRRRAERTSRPLDYITEEGTIIHGIIEGKEGDLKSALGIIDGLEVPAEMYSCLEGRIEIAAWILEEICPDLEGCKCDLCIIERYPLQDGPVVERIPL
- the iorA gene encoding indolepyruvate ferredoxin oxidoreductase subunit alpha — translated: MREYLLGNAAIAKGLLEAGIGLAAGYPGTPSSEIIEGLVELKGDLPLHIEWSVNEKVALEVAAGASWTGCRSVATMKHVGLNVAADPFMTLAYLGVGAGLLVICADDPFCHSSQNEQDSRRFAQFASIPCLDPADPQEARDMAIYGLELSEKFNIPVMLRPTTRVSHARADVEVSQDRPIPVERRFVKNPARRVALPSHARPLHHELLAKQPAIEEELEGCPWNRLTLRGETGVIASGIAGLYAEEALTDLDLDHTLLRIGAYPAPKKLICRMLEHVSRVLVIEELEPVVEEQVAMLAGKINPSIQILGKEKEIPREGELDLITVRNALARMNGLGIMERASFAAAEIVPPRPPALCPGCSHRATYYAMRRVYGKKAIYPSDIGCYTMAVGMGTVDTCLCMGASISLASGIRFGGETEGICASLGDSTFLHGGMTGLLNAAYNKARITVTILDNSTTAMTGHQPHPGTGVTATGEPTAQVSLEELARALGAGLVETVDPYDLEGTMEGFQRAKDFPGLSVVIARQPCVIKARRSGTRPRAFKVSDECQGCRICVEYGCPAIEFEGEMAKINNLCTGCGICAQICPSSAILEVEI